One Leopardus geoffroyi isolate Oge1 chromosome C1, O.geoffroyi_Oge1_pat1.0, whole genome shotgun sequence DNA segment encodes these proteins:
- the LCE6A gene encoding LOW QUALITY PROTEIN: late cornified envelope protein 6A (The sequence of the model RefSeq protein was modified relative to this genomic sequence to represent the inferred CDS: substituted 1 base at 1 genomic stop codon), whose translation MSQQKQQSWEPPIAPKCTPPQCPNPSLPAYSAPFCDLRPGVQVSDSSSQKPGDQSPGHSQRARCKKPCCLSGATVYHIKEEECXGLAVNATP comes from the coding sequence ATGTCACAGCAGAAGCAGCAATCTTGGGAGCCCCCTATTGCTCCCAAATGTACCCCTCCCCAGTGCCCaaacccctccctccctgcctacTCTGCTCCTTTCTGTGACCTCCGTCCAGGAGTCCAGGTCAGTGATTCCAGTTCCCAGAAGCCAGGAGATCAGAGTCCGGGACACTCTCAGAGGGCTCGCTGCAAGAAACCCTGCTGCCTCAGTGGTGCCACAGTCTACCACATCAAAGAGGAGGAGTGCTAAG